Proteins encoded in a region of the Phacochoerus africanus isolate WHEZ1 chromosome 8, ROS_Pafr_v1, whole genome shotgun sequence genome:
- the SNIP1 gene encoding smad nuclear-interacting protein 1 codes for MKEVKSERERGSRRRHRDGDMVAAATVVVKQERLSPESAPPVHRRPDSSGGSPSPLAGESGRPGHRGNRARGGSRSPPKKKNKSSGRRSKSPRSRRSRSPHHSTVKVKQEREDHPRRGREDRPHREPSGQEHKRARNSDRDRHRSHSHQRRGSNERPGGGQPQGRDRDIQNLQAQEAEREFYNARRREHRQKNETSAGNTSQDSIARPGGNNKEVPAKEKPSFELSGALLEDTNTFRGVVIKYSEPPEARIPKKRWRLYPFKNDEVLPVMYIHRQSAYLLGRHRRIADIPIDHPSCSKQHAVFQYRLVEYTRADGTVGRRVKPYIIDLGSGNGTFLNNKRIEPQRYYELKEKDVLKFGFSSREYVLLHESSDTSEVDRKEDEDDEEEEEVSDS; via the exons ATGAAGGAGGTGAAGAGCGAGCGGGAGCGGGGAAGTCGGCGAAGGCACCGGGACGGTGACATGGTGGCGGCGGCGACGGTGGTGGTGAAGCAGGAGCGCCTCAGCCCAGAATCCGCGCCTCCCGTCCATCGCCGTCCGGACTCCTCCGGCGGTAGCCCTTCCCCGCTGGCCGGCGAGTCAGGCCGCCCCGGTCACCGCGGGAACCGAGCTCGAGGAGGTAGCCG GTCCCcaccgaaaaagaaaaataagtcctCGGGGAGAAGAAGCAAGTCTCCCCGGAGTAGGAGAAGCCGAAGTCCTCACCACTCAACAGTCAAAGTGAAGCAG GAACGTGAGGATCATCCCCGGAGAGGCCGGGAGGATCGGCCGCACCGAGAACCCTCAGGACAGGAGCACAAGCGCGCTAGGAACAGTGACCGAGACAGACACCGCAGCCATTCCCACCAAAGGAGAGGCTCGAACGAGCGGCCTGGTGGTGGGCAGCCCCAGGGGCGGGATCGAGACATTCAAAACCTGCAGGCACAGGAAGCAGAGCGGGAGTTCTATAACGCCCGGCGCCGGGAGCACCGCCAGAAGAATGAAACCAGTGCTGGTAACACATCTCAGGACTCAATTGCAAGGCCTGGCGGCAACAACAAAGAGGTGCCTGCTAAAGAAAAGCCAAGTTTTGAACTTTCTGGGGCGCTTCTGGAGGACACCAACACCTTCCGGGGTGTGGTCATTAAATATAGTGAGCCCCCAGAAGCACGTATCCCCAAAAAGCGGTGGCGCCTCTACCCCTTTAAAAACGATGAGGTGCTTCCTGTGATGTACATCCACCGGCAGAGCGCTTACCTCCTGGGCCGACATCGCCGCATCGCAGACATTCCCATCGATCATCCCTCTTGTTCAAAGCAGCACGCCGTCTTTCAGTACCG GCTTGTGGAATATACCCGTGCTGATGGGACAGTTGGCCGCAGGGTGAAGCCCTACATCATTGACCTCGGCTCAGGCAATGGAACGTTCCTGAACAACAAGCGAATTGAGCCTCAGAGATACTACGAACTGAAGGAAAAGGATGTCCTTAAATTCGGGTTCAGCAGCAGAGAGTATGTCCTGCTTCATGAGTCCTCTGACACATCTGAAGTAGACAGGAAAGAAGATGAGGatgacgaggaggaggaggaagtgtcTGACAGCTAG